Proteins from a genomic interval of Trifolium pratense cultivar HEN17-A07 linkage group LG6, ARS_RC_1.1, whole genome shotgun sequence:
- the LOC123890086 gene encoding putative H/ACA ribonucleoprotein complex subunit 1-like protein 1, translating into MRPPRGGGRGGGFRGGRDGGFRGGRDGGGFRGRPGGRFGGGFRDEGPPSEVVEVSTFIHACEGDAVTKLTNEKIPFFNAPIYLQNMTQIGKVDEIFGPINESYFSIKMMEGIVATSYSAGDKFYIDPRKLLPLARFLPQPKGQASGSRGGATGFGRGRGRGSFRGRGPPRGGRGPPRGGRGGFRGRGRF; encoded by the exons ATGAGACCCCCAAGAGGTGGCGGCCGTGGTGGCGGTTTCAGAGGCGGCCGTGATGGAGGCTTTAGAGGTGGTCGTGACGGAGGAGGCTTTCGTGGTAGACCTGGTGGTCGTTTCGGTGGTGGCTTTCGTGATGAAGGTCCTCCATCAGAAGTTGTAG AGGTTTCAACTTTTATTCACGCTTGTGAAGGAGATGCTGTTACAAAGCTTACAAATGAgaaaattccattttttaatGCTCCTATTTATCTGCAAAACATGACTCAGATTGGTAAAGTTGATGAAATATTTGGTCCAATCAATGAATCT TACTTTTCAATTAAAATGATGGAAGGGATTGTTGCTACTTCATACTCAGCTGGTGACAAGTTTTACATTGACCCTAGGAAACTCTTGCCTCTTGCAAGATTTCTTCCTCAACCAAA GGGACAAGCATCAGGCAGTAGAGGTGGAGCAACTGGTTTTGGTAGAGGTCGTGGTCGTGGAAGTTTTCGTGGAAGGGGTCCTCCAAGAGGTGGAAGAGGTCCTCCTAGGGGTGGACGTGGTGGTTTCAGGGGAAGGGGAAGATTCTAG
- the LOC123890087 gene encoding adenylyl-sulfate kinase 3 isoform X1 yields the protein MSSHSPLIYHHTNTIRFIHPPNFLPGKTSETVSMATLSNATNIFWQDCQLGKPERQKLLNQKGCVVWITGLSGSGKSTLACSLSSELHSRGKLSYILDGDNLRHGLNKDLGFKAEDRTENIRRTGEVAKLFADAGLICVASLISPYRRDRDTCRAMLPDSNFIEVYMNMPLSLCEARDPKGLYKLARAGKIKGFTGIDDPYEPPLNCEIEIKEDSGVCPTPYVMAGKVVSYLEEKGYLEC from the exons ATGTCATCACATTCACCACTAATATACCATCATACCAATACCATCAGATTCATacaccccccaaattttctTCCTG GTAAAACTAGTGAAACTGTTTCAATGGCAACTCTGAGCAATGCTACAAATATCTTTTGGCAAGATTGTCAACTCGGAAAACCTGAGAGGCAGAAGCTACTTAACCAAAAGGGATGTGTTGTATGGATTACTGGACTCAGTGGATCAG GAAAAAGCACGTTGGCATGTTCACTAAGCAGTGAACTGCACTCAAGGGGAAAATTATCTTATATCCTTGATGGAGACAACCTTCGGCATGGACTTAACAAGGATCTTGGTTTTAAAGCAGAAGACCGCACTGAAAATATTCGCAGAACTG GCGAAGTGGCAAAACTCTTTGCTGATGCTGGCCTAATATGTGTAGCCAGTCTGATATCTCCTTATCGAAGAGATCGGGATACTTGTCGTGCCATGTTGCCTGATTCCAATTTTATTGAG GTCTACATGAACATGCCTCTATCATTGTGTGAGGCAAGAGATCCAAAAGGCCTCTATAAGCTTGCTCGTGCCGGAAAGATCAAAG GTTTTACCGGCATTGACGATCCATACGAACCACCCTTAAATTGTGAG ATTGAAATTAAGGAGGATAGTGGAGTTTGTCCCACACCATATGTGATGGCAGGAAAAGTTGTTTCTTACTTGGAGGAGAAAGGATATCTTGAATGTTAG
- the LOC123890087 gene encoding adenylyl-sulfate kinase 3 isoform X2, with protein sequence MATLSNATNIFWQDCQLGKPERQKLLNQKGCVVWITGLSGSGKSTLACSLSSELHSRGKLSYILDGDNLRHGLNKDLGFKAEDRTENIRRTGEVAKLFADAGLICVASLISPYRRDRDTCRAMLPDSNFIEVYMNMPLSLCEARDPKGLYKLARAGKIKGFTGIDDPYEPPLNCEIEIKEDSGVCPTPYVMAGKVVSYLEEKGYLEC encoded by the exons ATGGCAACTCTGAGCAATGCTACAAATATCTTTTGGCAAGATTGTCAACTCGGAAAACCTGAGAGGCAGAAGCTACTTAACCAAAAGGGATGTGTTGTATGGATTACTGGACTCAGTGGATCAG GAAAAAGCACGTTGGCATGTTCACTAAGCAGTGAACTGCACTCAAGGGGAAAATTATCTTATATCCTTGATGGAGACAACCTTCGGCATGGACTTAACAAGGATCTTGGTTTTAAAGCAGAAGACCGCACTGAAAATATTCGCAGAACTG GCGAAGTGGCAAAACTCTTTGCTGATGCTGGCCTAATATGTGTAGCCAGTCTGATATCTCCTTATCGAAGAGATCGGGATACTTGTCGTGCCATGTTGCCTGATTCCAATTTTATTGAG GTCTACATGAACATGCCTCTATCATTGTGTGAGGCAAGAGATCCAAAAGGCCTCTATAAGCTTGCTCGTGCCGGAAAGATCAAAG GTTTTACCGGCATTGACGATCCATACGAACCACCCTTAAATTGTGAG ATTGAAATTAAGGAGGATAGTGGAGTTTGTCCCACACCATATGTGATGGCAGGAAAAGTTGTTTCTTACTTGGAGGAGAAAGGATATCTTGAATGTTAG
- the LOC123890088 gene encoding uncharacterized protein LOC123890088, which translates to MKTMVTPLTRVSTYFRPISHNALPFSPKPRNTSLPNSFTFTSPTPTLSMAASSQSTAPVASSSSGDVNIRKDDIFQLIQAHQEKAARLPAIEEIRTVLDRSLRGTLSTFSKKYGGYPSGSMVDFACDADGCPILALSDLAVHSKDLAANPKCSVLLARDPEDRTDLVITLHGDAVFVPEKDNAAIRAAYLARHPNAFWVDFGDFRFVRIEPKVVRFVSGVATALLGSGEFNGDEYKSAKVDPIAQFSKPVASHMNKDHGEDTKAIVQHWTSVPVDFADILDLDRLGFNVKAGYQGDIFKLRVPFPRPAEDRKDVKTLIVEMLQAAKPQV; encoded by the exons ATGAAGACTATGGTGACGCCATTGACAAGGGTCTCTACATATTTTCGCCCAATTTCCCATAATGCCCTTCCTTTCTCCCCCAAACCACGCAACACTTCATTACCTAACTCCTTCACCTTCACCTCTCCCACTCCCACTCTTTCAATGGCTGCTTCTTCCCAATCCACTGCTCCG GTTGCGTCATCGTCATCTGGTGATGTTAACATAAGAAAAGATGATATCTTTCAATTAATTCAGGCTCATCAG GAAAAAGCTGCAAGACTTCCAGCAATTGAAGAGATTCGAACTGTCCTTGATCGGAGTCTACGTGGTACGCTCTCCACATTCTCGAAG AAGTATGGCGGTTATCCATCAGGATCTATGGTTGACTTTGCATGTGATGCAGATGGATGTCCTATATTAGCATTGAGCGACTTGGCAGTTCATTCGAAG GACTTAGCTGCTAATCCTAAATGTTCAGTGCTTCTCGCTAGAGATCCTGAAGATAGGACTGATTTGGTGATCACTTTACATGGTGACGCTGTCTTT GTACCTGAAAAGGATAATGCGGCCATACGAGCTGCATATTTGGCAAGACATCCCAATGCATTTTGG GTTGATTTTGGAGACTTCCGATTTGTACGAATTGAACCAAAAGTTGTACGATTTGTGTCAGGTGTTGCCACTGCTTTGTTAGGATCAGGAG AGTTTAATGGAGATGAGTACAAATCTGCAAAAGTTGATCCCATAGCTCAGTTTTCTAAGCCAGTAGCG TCACATATGAACAAAGATCATGGTGAAGATACTAAAGCGATTGTGCAGCACTGGACCTCAGTTCCG GTGGACTTTGCTGACATATTAGATTTGGATCGTCTAGGTTTCAATGTTAAG gCTGGTTATCAGGGAGATATTTTCAAGCTCCGTGTACCTTTCCCTCGACCTGCAGAAGATAGAAA GGACGTTAAGACTCTCATTGTTGAGATGCTCCAAGCTGCTAAGCCACAAGTGTGA
- the LOC123890089 gene encoding uncharacterized protein LOC123890089 translates to METEERNQRTCKTTEPEFFLQWGNRKRLRCVRVKDPRISTRLNGGGIRRKLNSGLDNHNSRSGVTLSEKETSHHHQQQPNRLTRNSDGAILRPAAGDNRKSASPEKEDRYYTTRGSAEDNGKGTTVDVNNGEERAHVWPKLYITLSSKEKEEDFLAMKGCKLPQRPKKRAKIIQRSLLLVSPGAWLTDMCQERYEVREKKSNKKRPRGLKAMGSVESDSE, encoded by the exons ATGGAGACAGAAGAGAGGAACCAAAGAACATGTAAGACAACAGAACCAGAGTTCTTCTTGCAGTGGGGAAACAGAAAACGTTTGAGATGTGTTAGGGTGAAAGATCCTCGGATTTCAACTAGACTCAACGGTGGTGGAATCAGAAGAAAACTTAATTCTGGATTGGATAATCATAATAGCCGTTCTGGTGTTACTCTTTCTGAGAAAGAAACTtcacatcatcatcaacaacaacctaATCGTCTCACAAG GAATTCTGACGGTGCTATTCTACGGCCGGCGGCGGGAGATAACAGAAAATCGGCATCGCCGGAGAAGGAAGATCGGTACTATACAACAAGGGGGTCAGCGGAGGATAACGGTAAAGGCACCACCGTTGATGTTAACAATGGAGAAGAAAGAGCTCATGTTTGGCCTAAACTTTACATCACTCTTTCTAgcaaagagaaagaagaagatttTCTTGCCATGAAAGGTTGTAAGCTTCCTCAGAGACCTAAAAAGAGGGCCAAAATTATTCAAAGAAGCTTATTG TTGGTGAGTCCTGGAGCATGGTTGACTGATATGTGTCAAGAAAGATATGAAGTTAGGGAGAAGAAAAGTAACAAGAAG AGGCCAAGAGGATTGAAGGCTATGGGGAGTGTGGAAAGTGATTCTGAATGA